A region of Asterias amurensis chromosome 22, ASM3211899v1 DNA encodes the following proteins:
- the LOC139953897 gene encoding transcription factor ETV6-like isoform X2 has protein sequence MSVKLLAQRESDHKVQKWLELKKCVSLSTGLNEGTFPVDQPFKVHKSTADALQDNPTAVERLVPMDPRLWTPTDVRIWLSHMTETHSIQADPSFFQMNGRGLCLMSLKGFQFRVPVEGKLLYDDFRERLKICLLATRKETIKPTNQKLCHQEAANQRTSTVRVGEKGTSRTFVYQTL, from the exons ATGTCGGTGAAGCTCTTAGCACAACGCGAGTCCGACCACAAG GTACAGAAGTGGTTGGAGCTCAAGAAATGCGTATCTTTATCGACTGGCTTGAACGAAGGAACTTTCCCCGTCGATCAACCCTTCAAAGTTCATAAATCTACGGCAGATGCACTGCAAGACAACCCAACTGCAGTCGAGCGCCTTGTACCCATGG ATCCGAGATTATGGACCCCGACTGATGTGAGAATCTGGCTGAGTCACATGACAGAAACACACAGCATACAAGCCGATCCAAGTTTCTTCCAAATGAATGGTCGTGGTCTCTGCCTCATGTCGCTCAAAGGTTTCCAATTCAGAGTTCCAGTTGAAGGGAAGCTTCTGTACGACGACTTCAGAGAGCGGCTGAAAATATGCCTCCTGGCGACTAGAAAGGAGACTATCAAACCCACCAATCAAAAACTGTGTCACCAAGAAGCAGCCAATCAGAGAACGTCGACTGTTCGTGTTGGCGAGAAGGGGACAAGTCGTACGTTCGTGTACCAGACATTATGA
- the LOC139953897 gene encoding uncharacterized protein isoform X1 yields the protein MKALVQSPDKQLKCCVDITKKRYSDHLKKVYAGVNKTTRDSQKYQARLVQKWLELKKCVSLSTGLNEGTFPVDQPFKVHKSTADALQDNPTAVERLVPMDPRLWTPTDVRIWLSHMTETHSIQADPSFFQMNGRGLCLMSLKGFQFRVPVEGKLLYDDFRERLKICLLATRKETIKPTNQKLCHQEAANQRTSTVRVGEKGTSRTFVYQTL from the exons ATGAAGGCACTCGTCCAATCACCAGataaacaattaaaatgttGCGTGGACATTACGAAGAAAAGATACAGTGACCACTTGAAGAAAGTCTATGCAGgtgtgaataaaacaacaagaGACTCACAAAAGTATCAAGCTAGACTG GTACAGAAGTGGTTGGAGCTCAAGAAATGCGTATCTTTATCGACTGGCTTGAACGAAGGAACTTTCCCCGTCGATCAACCCTTCAAAGTTCATAAATCTACGGCAGATGCACTGCAAGACAACCCAACTGCAGTCGAGCGCCTTGTACCCATGG ATCCGAGATTATGGACCCCGACTGATGTGAGAATCTGGCTGAGTCACATGACAGAAACACACAGCATACAAGCCGATCCAAGTTTCTTCCAAATGAATGGTCGTGGTCTCTGCCTCATGTCGCTCAAAGGTTTCCAATTCAGAGTTCCAGTTGAAGGGAAGCTTCTGTACGACGACTTCAGAGAGCGGCTGAAAATATGCCTCCTGGCGACTAGAAAGGAGACTATCAAACCCACCAATCAAAAACTGTGTCACCAAGAAGCAGCCAATCAGAGAACGTCGACTGTTCGTGTTGGCGAGAAGGGGACAAGTCGTACGTTCGTGTACCAGACATTATGA